A portion of the Streptomyces sp. YPW6 genome contains these proteins:
- a CDS encoding alpha/beta hydrolase — MTELPPPITPYLEPAAKELCEATDPHPRIYEVPPEKGRDILLGLQSDPSVPRPDVDEEWVDVDAGQWGTVRTRIIRPKGATGPLPVVFYIHGAGWVFGDDQTHDRLFRELTVGAGAAGVFPVYDRAPEAKYPTQVEQNYAVGQWVLEHGAEHGLDTSRIAVTGESVGGCMSAVFALMNKERGGIDLKAQVLLYPVADADFNTPSYLQFAEGYYLTRDGMKWFWDAYIGNPAHRTEVYAAPLHASLDQLRGLPTTLVITDEADVLRDEGEKYANRLREAGVDVTSVRVAGMVHDFLLLDSLRDTRAANVARTLAVDALKKALDDG; from the coding sequence ATGACCGAGCTACCCCCTCCGATCACCCCCTACCTGGAACCGGCGGCCAAGGAGCTGTGCGAGGCCACGGATCCGCATCCGCGCATCTACGAGGTCCCCCCGGAGAAGGGCCGCGACATCCTGCTCGGCCTGCAGAGCGACCCGAGCGTCCCCCGCCCGGACGTCGACGAGGAGTGGGTCGACGTGGACGCCGGCCAGTGGGGCACGGTCCGCACCCGGATCATCCGGCCCAAGGGAGCCACCGGACCGCTGCCGGTGGTCTTCTACATCCACGGCGCCGGCTGGGTCTTCGGCGACGACCAGACCCACGACCGCCTCTTCCGCGAACTCACCGTCGGGGCCGGGGCCGCGGGTGTCTTCCCCGTCTACGACCGGGCGCCCGAGGCCAAGTACCCCACCCAGGTCGAGCAGAACTACGCCGTGGGCCAGTGGGTCCTGGAGCACGGGGCCGAGCACGGGCTGGACACCTCGCGGATCGCGGTCACCGGCGAGTCGGTGGGCGGCTGCATGTCGGCGGTGTTCGCGCTGATGAACAAGGAGCGCGGAGGCATCGACCTCAAGGCGCAGGTCCTGCTGTACCCGGTCGCCGACGCCGACTTCAACACCCCCTCGTACCTCCAGTTCGCCGAGGGCTACTACCTCACCCGCGACGGCATGAAGTGGTTCTGGGACGCCTACATCGGCAACCCCGCCCACCGCACCGAGGTGTACGCCGCGCCGCTCCACGCCTCCCTGGACCAGCTGCGGGGCCTGCCCACCACGCTCGTCATCACCGACGAGGCCGACGTCCTGCGCGACGAGGGCGAGAAGTACGCCAACCGGCTCCGCGAGGCAGGCGTGGACGTGACCTCCGTCCGCGTGGCGGGCATGGTCCACGACTTCCTCCTGCTGGACAGCCTGCGCGACACCCGCGCCGCGAACGTCGCCCGCACCCTCGCCGTCGACGCCCTGAAGAAGGCCCTGGACGACGGCTGA
- a CDS encoding UBP-type zinc finger domain-containing protein — MSGPSIPGIDPQAAPSGPGCADCLAGDGSGWWFHLRRCAACGSIGCCDSSPSQHATKHYRRTGHPFITSYEPGEEWFYNNETGQFHEGPQLVPPTSHPADQPVPGPAGAVPENWQQKLN; from the coding sequence ATGTCTGGCCCATCGATTCCCGGTATCGACCCGCAGGCCGCTCCGAGTGGCCCCGGCTGCGCCGACTGCCTGGCAGGGGACGGCTCCGGCTGGTGGTTCCACCTGCGACGGTGCGCCGCCTGCGGCAGCATCGGCTGCTGCGACTCCTCCCCGTCCCAACACGCCACCAAGCACTACCGGAGGACCGGCCACCCCTTCATCACCAGCTACGAACCCGGGGAGGAGTGGTTCTACAACAACGAGACCGGGCAGTTCCACGAGGGCCCGCAGCTTGTCCCGCCCACCTCCCACCCGGCCGACCAGCCCGTTCCCGGACCGGCCGGAGCCGTGCCCGAGAACTGGCAGCAGAAATTGAACTGA
- a CDS encoding FKBP-type peptidyl-prolyl cis-trans isomerase, whose product MSERTKPVVEVPAGEPPTELTIRDLVVGDGLEALPGRVVRVHYVGVAFASGREFDSSWEEDRPFKFAVGGGRAIKGWDRGVRGMRAGGRREIIVPPRLGYGKQSPSALIPAGSTLVFVVDLLTVAGPPCGSAAREADRRRHL is encoded by the coding sequence ATGAGTGAACGGACGAAACCGGTGGTCGAGGTTCCGGCGGGGGAGCCGCCCACCGAGCTGACGATCCGGGACCTGGTCGTCGGAGACGGCCTTGAGGCGCTGCCGGGCAGGGTCGTCCGCGTTCACTACGTCGGGGTGGCGTTCGCGTCCGGGCGGGAGTTCGACTCCTCCTGGGAGGAGGACCGGCCGTTCAAGTTCGCCGTGGGCGGCGGCCGGGCCATCAAGGGCTGGGACCGCGGGGTACGGGGCATGAGGGCCGGCGGCCGGCGCGAGATCATCGTTCCCCCGCGCCTCGGCTACGGCAAGCAGTCACCCTCCGCGCTGATCCCGGCGGGCTCGACGCTCGTCTTCGTCGTGGACCTGCTCACGGTGGCGGGTCCTCCGTGCGGTTCGGCTGCCCGGGAGGCGGATCGGCGTAGACACCTCTGA
- a CDS encoding flavodoxin family protein encodes MALPVRVFQAHVISHREGNSVVPFTAPRRYDDLRALYLNCTLKPSPETSNTEGVIDRSTAVMRSAGVHTQVIRPIDRDLAVGVQPDMTEHGAASDAWPDLYAEVMAADILVLCGPIWLGDNSSVMKHVIERLYSNSAELNEAGQSAYYGRVGGCLITGNEDGLKHCAMNILYSLQHIGYAIPPQADAGWIGEAGPGPSYLDPGSGGPENDFTNRNTTFAAWNLMHLAALLKRAGGIPAHGNQRSAWEAGCRSDASNPEHRS; translated from the coding sequence ATGGCCCTTCCTGTCCGGGTCTTCCAAGCTCATGTCATCAGCCATCGCGAAGGGAACTCCGTCGTGCCGTTCACCGCTCCGCGTCGCTACGACGATCTCCGCGCCCTCTACCTCAACTGCACCCTCAAGCCCTCACCGGAAACGAGCAATACCGAGGGAGTGATCGACCGCAGCACCGCGGTGATGCGGTCGGCCGGTGTGCACACGCAGGTGATCCGCCCCATCGACCGGGACCTGGCGGTCGGCGTCCAGCCCGACATGACCGAGCACGGCGCCGCCAGCGATGCCTGGCCGGATCTGTACGCCGAAGTGATGGCCGCCGACATTCTGGTGCTGTGCGGACCGATCTGGCTCGGTGACAACAGCTCTGTGATGAAGCACGTCATCGAGCGGCTCTACTCCAACTCGGCCGAACTCAACGAAGCGGGCCAGTCCGCTTACTACGGGCGGGTCGGCGGCTGTCTCATCACCGGCAACGAGGACGGCCTCAAGCACTGCGCCATGAACATTCTCTACAGCCTCCAGCACATCGGCTACGCCATCCCCCCGCAGGCCGACGCGGGCTGGATCGGCGAGGCAGGTCCGGGACCCAGCTACCTCGATCCCGGATCCGGCGGACCCGAGAACGACTTCACCAACCGGAACACCACCTTCGCGGCCTGGAACCTCATGCACCTGGCCGCTCTCCTGAAACGTGCCGGAGGCATTCCCGCACACGGCAACCAGCGCTCCGCATGGGAGGCCGGCTGCCGCTCCGACGCGTCCAATCCGGAGCACCGCAGCTGA
- a CDS encoding DUF3533 domain-containing protein → MKQSTLSEVKSAVTPRATLLVIGVVALQLLFVVSYVGALHEPRLKDVAFGVVAPPAAAGQTVQRLDELPGSPLDPRALPDEAAARKQIENRDIDGALVVRPDGTTDTLLVASGSGRTLAVALDSLTGEVLGAQGRTARVVDVAPASSQDFNGLSSFYLVVGLCVGGYLCASILAISAGARPANPTRAATRLGTMLLVALAGGLGGAIIVGPVLGALPGSVWALWGLGALIVFAVGAATLALQGLFGVIGIGLAILLVVILGNPSAGGAFPAPMLPPFWEAIGPALPPGAGTWAARSITYFDGNSMTSSLLVLSAWAVAGVAVTMLAAVLRQRRAAEPDSPREAS, encoded by the coding sequence ATGAAACAGAGCACCTTGTCCGAGGTGAAGAGCGCCGTCACCCCCCGGGCCACACTCCTCGTGATCGGGGTCGTCGCCCTCCAACTGCTGTTCGTTGTCTCCTATGTGGGCGCGTTGCACGAGCCCAGGCTCAAGGACGTCGCCTTCGGAGTCGTGGCCCCGCCGGCCGCGGCCGGGCAGACGGTGCAGCGTCTGGACGAGCTGCCCGGCTCGCCGCTGGACCCGCGCGCCCTGCCCGACGAGGCGGCGGCCCGGAAGCAGATCGAGAACCGCGACATCGACGGTGCGCTCGTGGTGCGCCCGGACGGCACCACCGACACGCTTCTCGTCGCCTCCGGCAGCGGCAGAACCCTGGCGGTCGCGCTGGATTCGCTCACCGGCGAGGTGCTGGGGGCCCAGGGGCGTACCGCGCGCGTGGTCGACGTGGCCCCCGCGTCCTCGCAGGACTTCAACGGACTGTCCTCGTTCTACCTGGTCGTGGGCCTCTGCGTCGGCGGGTATCTGTGCGCCTCGATCCTCGCGATCAGCGCCGGGGCCCGTCCGGCCAACCCGACGCGCGCGGCCACCCGTCTCGGCACGATGCTGCTCGTCGCCCTGGCCGGCGGCCTCGGCGGCGCGATCATCGTCGGACCGGTCCTGGGCGCTCTGCCGGGCAGTGTCTGGGCGCTGTGGGGGCTCGGCGCTCTGATCGTCTTCGCCGTCGGCGCCGCGACGCTCGCCCTCCAGGGCCTCTTCGGCGTCATCGGCATCGGGCTGGCGATCCTGCTCGTCGTGATCCTGGGCAACCCGAGCGCGGGCGGGGCCTTCCCCGCGCCGATGCTGCCACCGTTCTGGGAGGCGATCGGCCCGGCGCTGCCACCGGGAGCGGGCACCTGGGCGGCCCGTTCGATCACCTACTTCGACGGCAACAGCATGACCTCGTCCCTGCTGGTGCTCTCCGCCTGGGCAGTCGCGGGAGTCGCTGTCACCATGCTCGCCGCGGTACTGCGGCAGCGCCGCGCGGCCGAGCCGGACTCGCCCCGTGAGGCGTCATGA
- a CDS encoding DUF5996 family protein, which yields MDRFPSLPRESWAPTKETLHRFLQIVGKVRLAVSVRRNHWWNVPFHLTGNGITTRPCGPVGDGIVFTVDFDFTTHRLLILTLDGRRVSFPLTGLSVGDFYREFTGALAHLGIRVLPEDPHPFDLPDAARPFAEDDEHAAYDPAAVNRYWTILTQVMLVLEKYAAGYSGKTSPVHHFWHTFDIAVTRFSDRHVAQGLSVDPVTREAYSREVISSGFWFGDERSSPEPAFYSYTAPEPDGLERQPLEPAAARWTQTNGSHLALLPYDDVRTAPDASDSILRFYDTAYAAGARLAGWNEDRLCPGGITDPQASAATRPRPRT from the coding sequence ATGGATCGGTTTCCCTCGCTGCCCAGGGAGTCCTGGGCCCCGACGAAGGAGACGCTGCACCGGTTTCTCCAGATCGTCGGAAAGGTACGGCTGGCTGTGAGCGTCCGGCGCAACCACTGGTGGAACGTTCCCTTCCACCTGACCGGGAACGGCATCACCACCCGGCCCTGCGGCCCGGTCGGCGACGGCATCGTGTTCACCGTCGACTTCGACTTCACCACCCACCGTCTCCTGATTCTGACCCTCGACGGGCGCCGGGTGTCGTTCCCCCTGACGGGCCTGTCGGTCGGCGACTTCTACCGGGAGTTCACCGGCGCGCTGGCCCATCTGGGCATCCGTGTGCTTCCGGAGGACCCGCACCCGTTCGACCTGCCCGACGCCGCCCGGCCATTCGCCGAGGATGACGAACACGCCGCCTATGATCCGGCCGCCGTGAACCGCTACTGGACGATCCTCACCCAGGTGATGCTGGTTCTGGAGAAGTACGCGGCCGGGTACTCGGGAAAGACGAGCCCTGTCCACCACTTCTGGCACACCTTCGACATCGCCGTTACCCGGTTCTCCGACCGGCACGTGGCCCAGGGGCTGTCCGTCGATCCCGTGACCCGTGAGGCGTATTCGCGTGAGGTGATCAGCAGCGGATTCTGGTTCGGCGACGAGCGGTCCTCTCCCGAACCCGCCTTCTACTCGTACACGGCACCGGAACCCGACGGGCTGGAGCGGCAGCCGCTGGAACCGGCCGCCGCACGGTGGACCCAGACCAACGGTTCCCACCTGGCCCTGCTCCCCTACGACGACGTGCGCACCGCGCCGGACGCGTCAGACTCGATCCTCCGGTTCTACGACACCGCGTACGCGGCCGGCGCACGCTTGGCGGGTTGGAACGAAGACCGGCTCTGCCCGGGAGGAATCACCGATCCCCAGGCCTCCGCCGCGACGCGTCCTCGGCCCAGGACGTGA
- a CDS encoding PIG-L family deacetylase, with protein sequence MTDRPLTLMAVHAHPDDEATGTGGVLARYAAEGIRTVLVTCTDGGCGDGPGGVKPGDPGHDPAAVVAMRSQELKASCDVLGVSDLETLDYADSGMIGWPSNDAPGSFWQTPVEEAAARLAELMRHYRPDVVVTYDENGFYGHPDHIQAHRITMAALEMTTLTPKVYWTTMPHSAMREFEKTLREFQEDLPEPDPAEAAAMAEIGLPDDEITTWVDTTAFSGQKFDALAAHASQGENIFFLRMGKERFGRLMGMETFVRVKDTTGAAVPEKDLFAGLR encoded by the coding sequence ATGACCGACCGGCCCCTGACCCTCATGGCCGTGCACGCCCACCCCGACGACGAGGCCACGGGAACCGGAGGAGTGCTCGCGCGGTACGCGGCGGAAGGCATCCGCACGGTTCTCGTGACCTGTACGGACGGCGGTTGCGGTGACGGGCCGGGAGGCGTCAAGCCCGGCGACCCCGGGCACGATCCGGCGGCCGTCGTCGCGATGCGCAGCCAGGAGCTCAAGGCGAGCTGCGACGTCCTGGGCGTGAGCGACCTGGAGACGCTGGACTACGCGGACTCCGGGATGATCGGCTGGCCGAGCAACGACGCTCCCGGATCCTTCTGGCAGACCCCGGTCGAGGAGGCCGCCGCCCGGCTCGCGGAGCTCATGCGGCACTACCGGCCCGATGTCGTCGTCACCTACGACGAGAACGGCTTCTACGGGCACCCCGACCACATCCAGGCCCACCGCATCACGATGGCCGCGCTGGAGATGACCACGCTGACACCGAAGGTCTACTGGACCACGATGCCCCACTCGGCGATGCGCGAGTTCGAGAAGACCCTGCGTGAGTTCCAGGAGGACCTGCCGGAGCCGGACCCCGCCGAGGCTGCCGCGATGGCCGAGATCGGCCTCCCCGACGACGAGATCACCACGTGGGTGGACACCACCGCGTTCAGCGGCCAGAAGTTCGACGCGCTGGCCGCGCACGCCAGTCAGGGCGAGAACATCTTCTTCCTGAGGATGGGCAAGGAGAGGTTCGGCCGGCTGATGGGCATGGAGACCTTCGTACGGGTCAAGGACACGACCGGGGCGGCCGTGCCCGAGAAGGACCTCTTCGCCGGACTCCGCTGA